A window of Drosophila subobscura isolate 14011-0131.10 chromosome E, UCBerk_Dsub_1.0, whole genome shotgun sequence contains these coding sequences:
- the LOC117891908 gene encoding proline-rich protein 36: MTRTTTTQETRVEETIQISSSSNRTIEETIDITTIGGAIVPKQRHHHHQHHHHQHRQRENVEVVEEVIVLEEEPEQQKHHRHHHHHHHKKNSGPAPPPPLPQSSPPFLTPTEDLAEDVVWAPQPYWNQSQASTTNSSVDLLLKTLETEVIVDQPSPTTTDEFVAMEWSPNSNPITEIVQEELTVGFAPPTGTPPQLQVQTTGFYPAAQPPLLSPIAESELVEFSTEAPQRDSIPPEGFVKTLVETFEVGAPVDPPIQLGYTPRASLWNKEIFVETVDMSPIPSPPPSPPLEEEPYLLPASEELMETEIIAERVEAPAQIKPHPSFIPRAWRERVEQIVESVEVVTPPASPLPQTELIVESLDVTPTPSPPPSPPIEVPLQAGFMPRSSLVEVSELLVESLDVTPTPSPPPSPAPAQRERLPIGFGPESTIVETETILQTVESPATPPPTEASLQMSLMPRESVVEEELIFESFDTSPVATPPPSPPVLQPGFMPRASVVETELIVESLEVTPTPTPPDSPIREFPFQAAFIPRASVPETELIVESLEVTPTPTPPASPPAQLRMKTGTVPPPSLPQAEVIIESVEVTATPPTIQPQNGFLLTDLVVDSQQPSPEVVETETEIIIESGQANANGQTEVILVTEETLTAATPADRVLVGVVAEESSDKTGKRYSVNAALQVEAAPPTPPAKAPQSGQSDAVDEGEAEKRRKCCPCRCVIA; this comes from the coding sequence ATGACCCGAACGACAACGACACAAGAGACGAGAGTGGAGGAAACCATACagatttcctcctcctcgaacaGAACCATCGAAGAGACCATCGACATCACAACAATTGGGGGAGCGATAGTGCCAAAGCAACGacatcaccatcaccagcatcaccatcatcagcatcgaCAGAGGGAGAATGTGGAAGTGGTTGAGGAGGTGATTGTGCTGGAGGAGGAaccagagcagcagaagcaccaccgccaccatcatcatcatcaccacaAGAAGAATTCAGGGccagcaccgccaccgccattgCCACAGTCCTCGCCGCCATTCCTCACGCCAACAGAGGATCTCGCCGAGGACGTGGTGTGGGCGCCACAGCCCTATTGGAATCAGAGCCAGGCATCTACGACCAATTCCTCTGTGGATCTACTCCTAAAGACACTCGAGACAGAGGTGATTGTGGACCAACCATCACCCACAACCACAGACGAATTTGTGGCTATGGAATGGTCACCCAACTCCAACCCAATCACAGAGATCGTGCAAGAGGAACTGACAGTGGGATTTGCACCACCCACTGGGACGCCACCACAGCTGCAGGTGCAGACAACGGGTTTCTATCCAGCAGCTCAGCCCCCGCTGCTCTCACCCATCGCAGAGTCAGAGCTTGTGGAGTTCAGCACAGAGGCTCCCCAAAGGGATTCCATTCCACCGGAGGGCTTTGTGAAAACCCTCGTGGAAACGTTTGAGGTCGGAGCACCCGTGGATCCGCCCATTCAATTGGGCTACACTCCAAGGGCAAGTCTGTGGAACAAAGAGATATTTGTGGAGACGGTGGACATGTCCCCGATTCCCTCACCGCCACCAAGTCCGCCCTTAGAGGAGGAACCCTACCTACTCCCTGCCAGCGAAGAGCTGATGGAAACGGAGATAATTGCAGAGCGTGTGGAAGCCCCAGCACAGATCAAACCACATCCGAGTTTCATTCCCAGAGCGTGGAGGGAGCGTGTGGAGCAGATTGTAGAGAGTGTGGAGGTCGTTACACCACCTGCCAGTCCCCTGCCACAAACCGAACTGATTGTAGAGTCCTTGGACGTAACGCCAACGCCATCGCCACCGCCCAGTCCACCCATTGAAGTGCCATTGCAAGCAGGATTCATGCCAAGATCAAGTCTCGTGGAAGTCTcggagctgctggtggaatCCCTGGATGTAACGCCAACTCCATCGCCACCGCCTAGCCCTGCTCCAGCACAAAGAGAACGACTTCCAATAGGGTTCGGGCCTGAATCTACAATAGTGGAAACGGAAACGATTTTGCAAACTGTGGAGAGTCCAGCCACTCCACCACCCACAGAAGCCTCACTGCAAATGTCTCTCATGCCAAGGGAGAGTGTGGTGGAAGAGGAACTGATTTTTGAGTCCTTTGACACGTCTCCCGTTGCCACACCGCCACCGAGTCCGCCAGTGCTTCAGCCTGGATTCATGCCCCGAGCAAGCGTGGTGGAAACGGAGCTCATTGTGGAGAGCCTGGAGgtcacgcccacgcccactccGCCAGACAGTCCCATCAGGGAGTTCCCATTTCAAGCTGCATTCATTCCACGTGCAAGTGTGCCGGAAACGGAGCTGATTGTCGAGTCCCTGGAGGTGACGCCAACTCCAACGCCACCTGCCAGCCCCCCTGCGCAGCTCAGAATGAAAACGGGAACAGTGCCACCCCCGAGTCTCCCACAAGCCGAAGTGATCATTGAGTCGGTGGAGGTCACAGCCACACCCCCAACCATACAGCCTCAAAATGGATTTTTACTCACGGATCTCGTTGTGGACTCGCAGCAGCCGTCGCCCGAGGTGGtggagacagagacggagatcATCATTGAGTCTGGAcaggccaatgccaatggGCAAACAGAAGTGATTTTGGTCACTGAAGAGACACTGACTGCCGCCACCCCAGCAGACCGCGTGCTGGTcggagtcgtggcagaggagaGCAGCGACAAGACGGGCAAGCGATACTCGGTGAATGCTGCACTGCAGGTGGAGGCTGCACCACCCACGCCACCAGCTAAAGCCCCGCAGAGTGGGCAGAGCGACGCTGTGGACGAGGGTGAGGCTGAGAAGAGGAGGAAGTGTTGCCCATGTCGTTGCGTCATTGCCTGA
- the LOC117891917 gene encoding leucine-rich repeat extensin-like protein 3, whose amino-acid sequence MPPPGRGYGGPPRQGPGPCYGPPRGGGVNVGINIGGPPRPPPIGVGIGFCPPPVIIGAPPPPAVIIGAPPPPPVYMPPPRQTVVVGAQPAVYAQPTGEVVCCTIL is encoded by the coding sequence ATGCCTCCACCAGGACGAGGCTACGGCGGACCCCCACGACAAGGACCTGGACCCTGCTACGGACCGCCCCGCGGCGGTGGCGTCAATGTGGGCATCAACATCGGCGGACCGCCGCGTCCGCCACCCATCGGTGTGGGCATCGGCTTCTGTCCACCGCCAGTGATTATTGGTGCACCGCCGCCACCTGCTGTGATCATCGGagctccaccaccgccacccgTGTATATGCCACCGCCCCGACAGACCGTTGTGGTGGGCGCTCAGCCAGCGGTCTATGCCCAACCCACTGGGGAGGTTGTCTGCTGTACGATTCTCTGA